A single Saccharomyces paradoxus chromosome II, complete sequence DNA region contains:
- the UBP13 gene encoding ubiquitin-specific protease UBP13 (Ubiquitin-specific protease that cleaves Ub-protein fusions~similar to YBL067C) yields the protein MIRRWLTISKSGKKKKTANDTITEEVEKIDFKPVSHNINDEFCNSESSDNPSSSLFVSNLDTKETLLNEDNTLQISSGLDYYSETCNQGSNYSQDEIFNMANAKPIYTYGGIITQGPEVPILATKVSDLMPYGDGSNKVFGYENFGNTCYCNSVLQCLYNLSSLRENILQFPKKSRESGQSRKNEMRGNKPRIFTEASFERSSTSTNGHLPNSKSQSIDEGKSTPVNSVNSNATGLPEKKSKFFKSFSAKHAQDNNKKEGSPALLTTPKPSSGSQDPPPLVVETPNEPGAPSRLSSENVTERPPDVPRKIIVGRVLSYENPSRGSSNSNNLDLKGESNSSLFTPLDKKDTRRSSSSSQISPEHRKKSALIRGPVLNIDHSLNGLDKATLYSSLRDIFECITENTYLTGVVSPSSFVDVLKRENVLFNTTMHQDAHEFFNFLLNELSEYIERENKKIAANDINNDSILGKNTNFISNLFQGTLTNQIKCLTCDNVTSRDEPFLDFPIEVQGDEETDIQAILKSYHQREMLNGSNKFYCDECCGLQEAERLVGLKQLPDTLTLHLKRFKYSEKQNCNIKLFNNIHYPLTLNVCSSINSEVCQKYELAGIVVHMGGGPQHGHYVSLCKHEKFGWLLFDDETVEAVKEETVLEFTGESPNMATAYVLFYKAVYSNAVNENDRENMAKEQEGNIDSLIKYDDWLRTCNNAQKKKEEQSTAEDLDTAIDDSFVSNTPIKSSKKKSRMFSFRKS from the coding sequence ATGATTAGAAGATGGTTAACAATAAGCAAGTCggggaagaagaaaaagactgCTAATGATACTATTACAGAAGAAGTAGAGAAGATTGACTTTAAGCCTGTGAGCCACAATATAAATGACGAATTTTGTAACAGCGAATCATCTGACAATCCTTCCAGTTCATTATTTGTCTCTAATTTGGATACCAAAGAAACTCTCTTGAATGAAGACAATACCTTGCAAATTTCTTCCGGACTAGACTATTATTCTGAAACGTGCAATCAAGGCAGTAATTACAGTCAGGATGAGATATTCAATATGGCGAACGCAAAGCCTATATACACATATGGAGGTATTATCACGCAAGGGCCCGAAGTACCTATATTAGCTACAAAGGTGTCCGACTTAATGCCCTATGGAGACGGCTCCAACAAAGTATTCGGGTACGAAAATTTTGGCAATACGTGCTACTGTAACTCTGTTCTCCAGTGCCTCTATAATCTGTCCTCATTACGTGAGAATATTTtacaatttccaaaaaagtCAAGGGAGTCTGGtcaatcaagaaagaatgaaatgAGAGGTAATAAACCAAGAATATTTACCGAAGCAAGCTTTGAAAGAAGCAGTACTAGTACCAATGGACATCTACCTAATTCTAAATCACAATCTATTGATGAAGGAAAATCTACTCCTGTAAATTCTGTAAATTCAAATGCAACTGGACTTCCAGAGAAAAAgagcaaattttttaaaagttttaGCGCGAAGCATGCACAagataacaataaaaagGAGGGAAGTCCTGCTTTATTAACCACTCCAAAACCGTCTTCTGGTTCACAAGATCCTCCTCCATTGGTAGTGGAAACACCTAATGAGCCTGGAGCTCCGAGCAGATTGAGCTCCGAGAACGTCACAGAGAGACCGCCGGATGTTCCTCGTAAAATTATTGTTGGTAGAGTTCTTAGTTATGAAAATCCTTCAAGAGGTAGCAGTAATAGTAACAACCTGGACCTGAAAGGAGAAAGTAATAGCAGCTTATTCACCCCGCttgataaaaaagataCTAGAAGATCTAGTTCATCTTCTCAAATATCTCCAGAACATAGAAAGAAATCCGCTCTTATTCGTGGACCGGTGCTTAATATTGACCATAGCTTAAACGGCTTAGATAAGGCTACTCTCTATTCCAGTTTGAGAGACATCTTTGAATGCATAACGGAGAATACGTATTTGACTGGTGTTGTATCACCTAGTTCGTTTGTTGATGTTctcaaaagagaaaacgtATTATTTAATACTACTATGCATCAAGATGCCCAtgagtttttcaatttcttgctAAACGAGTTGAGTGAATATATAGAACGTGagaataagaaaatagcTGCCAATGACATTAACAACGATAGCATTCTGGGCAAGAATACAAATTTCATCAGTAACTTGTTTCAAGGTACCTTGACAAACCAAATAAAATGTTTGACGTGTGATAATGTTACATCTAGGGATGAACCGTTTTTGGATTTCCCCATAGAAGTTCAGGGAGATGAGGAAACAGATATACAAGccattttgaaaagctaTCACCAGCGAGAAATGCTAAACGGCTCAAACAAGTTCTATTGTGACGAATGTTGCGGCTTACAGGAGGCAGAGAGACTAGTTGGTTTGAAGCAATTGCCTGATACTTTGACATTACACTTGAAAAGATTCAAGTACTCTGAGAAACAAAACTGTAAtattaaactttttaataACATTCACTATCCCCTGACGCTAAATGTTTGCTCTTCAATAAATTCAGAAGTTTGCCAAAAGTATGAATTGGCGGGGATTGTCGTTCACATGGGCGGTGGGCCACAACACGGTCATTATGTTTCCTTATGTAAACATGAAAAGTTTGGCTGGTTGTtgtttgatgatgaaacgGTAGAGGCAGTCAAGGAGGAAACAGTGCTAGAATTTACTGGTGAATCTCCAAACATGGCGACAGCATatgttttgttttataaAGCGGTGTATTCAAATGCTGTTAATGAGAATGATCGTGAAAACATGgcaaaagaacaagaggGAAATATAGACAGTCTAATCAAGTATGACGATTGGCTAAGAACTTGCAATAATgctcaaaagaaaaaagaggagCAGTCTACAGCAGAAGATTTGGATACTGCTATAGACGACAGTTTTGTTTCTAATACACCCATTaagtcttcaaaaaaaaaatcaagaatgTTTAGTTTCAGGAAAAGCTGA
- the SEF1 gene encoding Sef1p (transcription factor~similar to YBL066C), translating to MVKDNRDSDQDQDFSSAHMKRQPEQQQLQQHQFPNKKQRISHHDDSHQINHRPVTSCTHCRQHKIKCDASQNFPHPCSRCEKIGLHCEINPQFRPKKGSQLQLLRQDVDEIKSKLDTLLANDSVFVHLLQHIPMGNNLLNKLNLHPTSTPGTIIPNPDSSPSSGSPASSAAQRDSKFSVQTYLSREPQLLQASQGSNTNKFKANNEASSHMTLRASSLAQSSKSLVATEPNKLPPLLNDSALPNNSKESLPPALQMAYYKNNSTGNTPNGPFSPIHKTYSPHTTSTTVTTATNQAPFAATSHVDTNNSTNRTKTPVVATTTTMPLLPSPHANVDEFVLGDISISIEKANKLHHIFVTRYLPYFPIMYSNNATELYSQSQLLFWTVMLTACLSDPEPTMYCKLSSLIKQLAIETCWIRTPRSTHISQALLILCIWPLPNQKVLDDCSYRFVGLAKSLSFQLGLHRGEFISEFTRTQTSMPNAEKWRTRTWLGIFFAELCWASILGLPPTSQTDYLLEKALSCGDEESEEDDNNGSNDNSDKSNEKYESHVEVKYKLPGSFRRLLSLANFQAKLSHIIGSSTSSPDGLLEPKYRAETLSILGKELDSLAKTLNFQSDDTVNIYFLYVKLTVCCFAFLPETPPTDQIPYVTEAYLTATKIVTLLNNLLETQQLIELPIYIRQAATFSALILFKLQLTPLLPDKYFDSARQSVVTIHRLYRNQLTAWATSVENDISRTASMLEKLNFVLIMHPEVFVEEDGIISRMRSHLTGSLFYDLVWCVHEARRREMDPEYNKQALEKAARKRKLSSNDIYSNLSSTGGIMDRKLYPLPLYNHISRDDFETVTKTTPSGTTVTTLVPTKNALKQAEQLAKTNNGDSDGSIMEINGIPLSMLGETGSVKFQSLFVNTANSNDYNSGRTLLDASNDISIPSNSSYPVTSGPTLNNNPQSTKGDYYHNGPNVIPDLSMKRSVSTPVNHFPVSVPGLRNPVGSLPNNVTLGIDHPVPREHSNLQNVTINYNNQFNNANAIGRSQSSMSHSRTPVASKSNNMTDLHSVVSDPGSSKSTAYPPLSLFAKNNNINNNKTNQQFSTGTNTVISSNHQSIDNENNVKTPGNKLTDFFQQQSAGWIEGNSSNDDFFGWFDMNMEQGF from the coding sequence ATGGTGAAGGATAATCGAGATTCTGACCAAGACCAAGATTTTAGTTCTGCTCACATGAAAAGACAACCGGAGCAGCAGCAGTTACAACAGCACCAATttccaaataaaaaacaacgAATATCTCACCATGATGACAGTCATCAAATCAACCACAGACCAGTTACTTCATGTACACATTGTAGACAGCATAAAATCAAATGCGATGCCAGTCAAAACTTCCCTCATCCTTGCTCCAgatgtgaaaaaattggtctCCACTGTGAAATCAATCCTCAATTTAGGCCTAAAAAGGGCTCACAGTTACAGTTACTGAGACAAGATGTAGATGAAATTAAATCTAAACTCGATACTCTTCTGGCTAATGACAGTGTTTTCGTTCATCTTCTACAGCATATCCCTATGGGCAATAATCTTTTGAATAAACTTAATCTGCATCCAACTTCAACTCCGGGCACTATCATTCCTAACCCAGATTCTTCTCCTTCGTCAGGTTCTCCAGCTTCTTCCGCAGCTCAACGAGATTCTAAATTTTCAGTTCAGACGTATTTGTCTAGGGAACCTCAACTCCTTCAAGCCAGCCAGGGCAGCAATACGAATAAATTCAAAGCAAATAATGAAGCATCTTCCCACATGACATTACGCGCATCTTCTTTGGCGCAAAGTTCGAAGAGCTTGGTGGCAACAGAGCCGAATAAGTTGCCGCCTTTGTTGAATGACTCAGCATTGCCTAATAATTCCAAAGAATCTTTACCTCCCGCTTTGCAGATGGCCTATTATAAGAATAATTCTACAGGTAACACCCCCAACGGCCCTTTCTCTCCAATTCACAAAACATATTCACCTCATACTACGTCGACCACCGTTACAACCGCAACAAACCAAGCACCCTTTGCAGCAACAAGCCATGTCGATACAAATAACAGTACTAACAGGACGAAGACTCCTGTCGTAGCCACTACTACAACTATGCCATTATTACCCTCGCCGCATGCCAATGTGGATGAGTTTGTACTGGGTGATATAAGTATTTCCATTGAAAAAGCGAATAAATTACACCATATTTTCGTGACTAGATATCTGCCGTATTTTCCTATCATGTACTCAAATAATGCTACCGAACTGTACTCTCAATCTCAATTACTCTTCTGGACCGTCATGTTGACAGCATGTCTGTCTGACCCTGAACCAACCATGTATTGCAAATTAAGCTCCTTAATTAAGCAATTGGCCATAGAAACTTGTTGGATACGAACTCCTAGATCCACACATATCTCGCAAGCTTTACTAATATTGTGCATTTGGCCTTTGCCTAACCAAAAAGTTTTAGATGATTGTTCTTACCGTTTTGTAGGTTTGGCTAAGTCACTGTCCTTTCAGCTAGGTTTGCACAGAGGCGAATTCATCTCTGAATTCACAAGAACTCAAACGTCAATGCCGAATGCAGAAAAGTGGAGAACTAGAACTTGGCTCGGAATATTTTTTGCTGAACTTTGTTGGGCGAGTATTCTTGGTTTGCCACCAACCTCGCAAACAGACTATTTATTAGAGAAAGCCTTATCTTGTGGCGATGAAGAatcagaagaagacgatAATAACGGTAGTAACGATAATAGTGATAAAAGCAACGAAAAATATGAATCGCACGTTGAAGTTAAATACAAACTACCAGGCAGTTTTAGAAGATTACTGAGCTTGGCCAATTTCCAAGCAAAATTGTCCCATATAATTGGATCTTCTACTTCCAGTCCCGATGGTTTATTGGAACCAAAATATCGTGCAGAGACGTTGTCTATCTTGGGGAAAGAGTTGGATTCACTAGcaaaaactttaaatttCCAGAGTGATGATACTGTTAAcatctattttctttatgttAAATTGACTGTTTGTTGTTTTGCGTTCTTACCTGAAACACCACCTACTGATCAAATTCCGTATGTCACAGAGGCCTATCTAACAGCTACCAAAATCGTCACCTTGTTAAATAACCTTTTAGAAACGCAACAACTAATTGAACTTCCCATTTATATTAGACAAGCTGCTACGTTTTCCGCATTGATACTGTTCAAGTTGCAACTGACACCTCTACTTCCTGacaaatattttgattcAGCAAGGCAATCAGTGGTCACTATTCATAGACTTTATAGAAATCAGTTAACTGCGTGGGCCACGAGTGTAGAGAATGATATTTCGAGAACTGCAAGTATGTTAGAGAAATTGAATTTCGTATTAATCATGCATCCGGAAGTCTTTGTGGAGGAAGACGGTATAATTTCTAGAATGAGATCACATTTAACAGGATCCCTATTCTATGATTTGGTTTGGTGTGTTCACGAGGCGAGAAGAAGGGAAATGGATCCCGAATATAATAAGCAAGCGCTGGAAAAAGCCGCtaggaaaagaaaactttcttcaaatgatatTTACAGTAATCTTTCATCCACGGGTGGTATAATGGACAGAAAACTATATCCATTGCCATTATATAATCATATTTCCAGAGATGACTTTGAAACTGTGACAAAAACAACACCAAGTGGAACCACTGTTACTACTTTAGTTCCCACCAAAAATGCCTTGAAGCAGGCAGAACAGCTGGCCAAGACAAATAACGGAGATTCTGACGGTTCTATAATGGAGATTAATGGAATACCCCTTTCCATGCTTGGGGAAACAGGTAGCGTGAAATTTCAGAGTTTATTCGTTAATACTGCAAACAGTAACGATTATAATAGTGGCAGAACCCTATTAGATGCGTCTAATGACATATCAATTCCTTCCAATTCAAGTTATCCAGTAACTTCTGGCCCTACTCTGAATAATAATCCACAAAGTACTAAAGGAGATTATTATCATAATGGGCCTAATGTAATTCCTGATCTCTCAATGAAAAGATCAGTAAGTACACCTGTTAATCACTTTCCTGTATCCGTTCCAGGGTTGAGAAACCCTGTTGGTAGTTTACCAAATAATGTTACATTGGGAATTGACCACCCTGTTCCAAGGGAGCACAGCAATTTACAAAACGTCACGATTAACTATAATAATCAATTTAACAACGCCAATGCAATTGGAAGATCACAAAGTAGTATGTCTCATTCACGAACACCGGTTGCCTCGAAGTCAAATAACATGACAGATTTGCATTCCGTCGTTTCCGACCCCGGTTCTTCCAAGAGCACTGCATATCCACCTCTGAGCTTATTTgccaaaaacaacaatattAATAACAATAAGACAAATCAACAATTTTCTACGGGCACTAACACTGTAATTTCTTCTAACCACCAAAGTATcgataatgaaaacaacGTGAAAACTCCTGGAAACAAACTaactgatttttttcaacaacaaagtGCAGGTTGGATTGAAGGTAATTCCAGCAATGATGACTTCTTTGGATGGTTTGACATGAACATGGAGCAAGGATTTTAA
- the PRX1 gene encoding thioredoxin peroxidase PRX1 (Mitochondrial peroxiredoxin with thioredoxin peroxidase activity~similar to YBL064C), whose amino-acid sequence MFSRICSAQLKRTAWTLPRQAHLQSQAMKTFATAPILCKQFKQSDQPRLRINSDAPNFDADTTVGKINFYDYLGDSWGVLFSHPADFTPVCTTEVSAFAKLKPEFDKRNVKLIGLSVEDVESHEKWIQDIKEIAKVKNVGFPIIGDTFRNVAFLYDMVDAEGFKNINDGSLKTVRSVFVIDPKKKIRLIFTYPSTVGRNTSEVLRVIDALQLTDKEGVVTPINWQPADDVIIPPSVSNDEAKAKFGEFNEIKPYLRFTKSK is encoded by the coding sequence ATGTTCAGTAGAATTTGTAGCGCTCAATTAAAGAGGACGGCATGGACTCTTCCCAGACAGGCTCACTTGCAATCGCAGGCAATGAAAACGTTTGCCACAGCACCTATCCTGTGCAAACAGTTTAAACAGAGTGATCAACCAAGACTGAGAATAAACTCTGATGCTCCTAACTTCGATGCTGACACCACAGTTGGTAAAATCAACTTTTACGACTACTTGGGTGACTCTTGGGGGGTCTTGTTCTCTCACCCAGCGGATTTCACCCCCGTCTGTACCACTGAAGTCAGCGCATTTGCCAAGTTGAAACCAGAATTCGACAAGAGAAACGTCAAATTGATCGGTCTTTCAGTAGAAGACGTGGAATCCCACGAAAAATGGATTCAAGACATCAAGGAAATAGCAAAGGTGAAAAATGTTGGCTTTCCAATTATCGGCGATACTTTTAGGAACGTGGCGTTCTTATATGATATGGTAGATGCCGAAGGgttcaaaaatattaacGATGGTTCGTTAAAGACCGTTAGATCTGTTTTCGTCATCGATcccaagaagaagattagACTAATTTTTACCTACCCTTCCACTGTTGGGAGAAACACTTCTGAAGTGTTAAGGGTAATTGACGCCTTGCAATTGACAGACAAGGAGGGCGTGGTCACTCCAATCAACTGGCAACCCGCTGACGATGTCATTATCCCCCCTTCCGTCTCCAATGATGAGGCCAAGGCTAAATTTGGTGAGTTCAATGAAATTAAACCTTATTTGAGATTCACCAAGTCGAAATAA
- the KIP1 gene encoding Kip1p (Kinesin-related motor protein~similar to YBL063W), whose amino-acid sequence MARSSLPNRRIAQFEANKRKTIAHAPSPGPSNGMHAVTPAICNNSATTSDSNIHVYVRCRSRNKREIDEKSSVVISTLGPQGKEIILSNGSHQSYSSSKKTYQFDQVFGAESDQEMVFNATAKNYIKEMLHGYNCTIFAYGQTGTGKTYTMSGDINILGDVQSTDNLLLGEHAGIIPRVLVDLFKELSSLNKEYSVKISFLELYNENLKDLLSDSENDDPAVNDPKRQIRIFDNNNNNSSIMVKGMQEIFINSAHEGLNLLMQGSLKRKVAATKCNDLSSRSHTVFTITTNIVEQDSKDHGQNKNFVKIGKLNLVDLAGSENINRSGAENKRAQEAGLINKSLLTLGRVINALVDHSNHIPYRESKLTRLLQDSLGGMTKTCIIATVSPAKISMEETASTLEYATRAKSIKNTPQVNQSLSKDTCLKDYIQEIEKLRNDLKNSRNKQGIFISQDQLDLYESNSILIDEQNLKIHNLREQIKKFKENYLNQLDVNNFLQSEKEKLITIIRNFNIDFSKFYSEIQKIHHTNLELVNEVTQQRDFSQEISQKQYTTNHNMQLKISQQVLQTLNTLQSSLSNYNSKCFQVINGVTEELTRSVNTHKAKHDSTLKSLLNTTTNLLMNKMNELVRNISNSLENFRSESTSYYHKDLNKIYQSHQQFLKDLQNDIKSCLDSIGSSILTSINEISQSCTKNLSSMNVLIENHQSGSSKLIEEKDMEIKKLKNDLINERRISNQFKQQLNELKEYFQDHVFRTRGEFHDELSEFISNLKEKQSKLDQDIWQKTATILNETDTIVNKIHSNSIASLAHSTESTLRTVSNNNTSFTKDLISLSREMDLDISSKLRSLPIDEFLNKMSQTIRKNCGNDNTTASNPVLNSIKKFQNTICSDIVLTNEKIMSSIDEIKSQIETISKKNNIDLTVINENFHSLCSFILTDYEENIMQISKTQDEVLSEHCGQLQSLNEQGMDIITAHSIEKPLREHTRPESSVIKALPLLDYPKQFQIYRDSEDKSKDDTSNSRPCISDPSTGENFPLTQFSPKTPVPVPDQPLPRVLIPKSINSTKSNRSKTLPNTEGTGRESQNNLKRRFTTEPILKAEETENNDILQNKKLHQ is encoded by the coding sequence ATGGCTCGTTCTTCCTTGCCCAACCGCCGTATCGCCCAGTTCGAAGCGAACAAGAGGAAGACCATTGCGCATGCCCCATCTCCTGGTCCTTCAAATGGGATGCACGCTGTAACGCCGGCCATATGTAATAATAGCGCTACCACTTCAGACTCCAATATTCATGTGTACGTAAGGTGCAGATCGCgtaataaaagagaaatagACGAAAAGAGTAGTGTGGTTATATCTACGCTAGGCCCacaaggaaaagaaatcattCTGTCCAACGGTTCTCACCAATCATATTCCTCCTCGAAGAAAACTTACCAATTTGATCAGGTATTCGGTGCAGAATCTGATCAAGAAATGGTGTTCAATGCAACTGCAAAAAACTACATTAAAGAAATGTTACACGGTTACAATTGTACAATATTCGCATACGGTCAAACGGGAACAGGAAAAACCTACACTATGTCTGGCGATATAAACATTCTCGGTGATGTACAATCTACTGATAATCTGTTACTGGGAGAGCATGCAGGTATCATACCACGGGTTCTGGTCGATTTGTTCAAAGAATTGAGCTCCTTAAATAAAGAGTATTCCGTAAAAATATCCTTCTTAGAGTTATACAATGAAAACTTGAAAGATCTACTCTCTGATAGTGAGAATGATGATCCTGCAGTAAACGATCCCAAGAGGCAAATTCGTATTTTTgacaataacaacaataattcGTCCATCATGGTCAAAGGAATGCAAGaaatcttcatcaactCTGCTCACGAAGGCTTGAATCTGTTAATGCAAGGTTCTTTAAAAAGGAAGGTGGCCGCTACTAAGTGCAACGATCTTTCATCAAGGTCCCACACTGTCTTCACAATCACGACAAACATAGTTGAACAAGACAGTAAAGACCATGggcaaaacaaaaattttgtaaaaatcGGTAAATTGAATTTGGTGGATTTGGCTGGCAGTGAAAACATTAACAGATCGGGTGCAGAGAATAAAAGAGCTCAAGAAGCTGGCCTAATCAATAAATCACTGCTGACATTAGGACGTGTGATCAACGCACTAGTTGATCATTCTAACCATATACCTTACAGAGAATCCAAATTGACAAGACTGCTACAAGACTCTTTAGGGGGTATGACAAAAACGTGCATTATTGCCACAGTATCGCCTGCGAAAATATCCATGGAAGAGACTGCAAGTACGCTAGAATATGCAACGAGAGCCAAATCTATTAAGAATACCCCACAAGTAAACCAATCTTTATCGAAGGACACATGCCTCAAAGATTACATTCAAgagattgaaaaactaagaaatgatttgaaaaattcaagaaacaAACAAGGTATATTTATTTCTCAAGATCAGTTGGATCTTTACGAAAGTAATTCCATATTAATTGATGAGCAAAATCTAAAAATTCATAACCTACGAGAACagattaaaaaattcaaagaaaactacCTTAATCAATTAGAtgttaataattttttacagtctgaaaaagaaaaactaatTACTATAATACGAAACTTCAATATcgatttttccaaattttattcagaaattcaaaaaatccaCCATACTAACCTCGAGCTTGTGAATGAAGTCACTCAACAAAGAGATTTTTCACAAGAAATTTCTCAGAAACAATACACCACCAACCACAATATGCAATTAAAAATTTCTCAACAAGTCTTACAAACTTTAAACACTTTACAGAGTTCTTTAAGTAACTATAACTCAAAATGTTTCCAAGTTATCAACGGTGTCACCGAAGAATTAACCCGTAGCGTAAACACCCATAAAGCGAAACATGATTCTACTCTCAAATCATTATTAAATACCACTACAAACTTATTGATGAATAAAATGAACGAACTGGTTCGTAATATATCGAATTCattggaaaattttcgGAGTGAGTCTACTTCTTACTATCATAAagatttgaataaaatCTATCAATCACATCAGcagtttttgaaagatcTGCAAAACGATATCAAAAGTTGTCTCGATTCGATAGGCAGTTCAATTTTAACTTCCATAAACGAAATATCGCAAAGTTGCACCAAAAACTTGAGTAGTATGAACGTTTTAATTGAAAACCATCAATCAGGATCATCGAAGTTAATCGAAGAGAAAGATatggaaataaaaaaattgaaaaacgaTCTGATAAATGAGCGTAGGATCTCTAACCAGTTCAAACAACAATTGAATGAACTGAAGGAATATTTTCAGGATCATGTATTCAGGACCCGTGGCGAATTTCACGATGAACTTAGCGAGTTTATCAGCAatctaaaagaaaaacaatcTAAGTTAGATCAAGACATCTGGCAGAAGACGGCCACTATTCTCAATGAAACGGATACGATAGTGAATAAAATTCATTCCAACTCAATAGCATCCTTGGCCCATAGTACTGAAAGCACTTTAAGAACGGtttctaataataatacaagCTTTACTAAGGATTTGATCAGTCTATCACGTGAAATGGATTTGGACATATCCTCCAAGCTGAGGAGTTTGccaattgatgaatttttaaacaaAATGTCACAAACCATTCGTAAAAACTGTGGTAATGATAATACAACGGCATCAAATCCAGTATTGAACtctattaaaaaatttcaaaatacGATATGTTCAGATATTGTCCTAACAAATGAGAAGATTATGTCATCAATAGATGAAATAAAATCACAGATCGAAACCATAtctaaaaagaataatatcGATTTAACTgtaataaatgaaaattttcactCTTTATGCAGTTTTATTCTAACTGATTACGAGGAGAATATTATGCAGATCTCAAAGACCCAAGATGAGGTACTTTCCGAACATTGCGGGCAGCTTCAATCACTAAACGAACAGGGTATGGACATTATCACTGCCCACAGTATAGAAAAACCTCTTCGCGAACATACAAGACCTGAATCTTCAGTTATCAAAGCTTTGCCCTTATTGGATTATCCAAAACAATTCCAAATTTATAGAGATTCTGAAGATAAGAGCAAGGACGACACATCAAATTCTCGTCCTTGTATATCAGACCCGTCTACTGGAGAAAACTTCCCTCTCACACAATTTAGTCCGAAGACCCCAGTGCCAGTTCCTGATCAACCTTTACCAAGAGTACTTATACCAAAGAGCATAAACTCTACGAAATCCAATAGATCAAAGACCTTACCAAATACTGAGGGTACTGGACGAGAGTCGCAGAATAATTTAAAGAGAAGATTCACTACTGAGCCAATACTGAAGGCagaagaaactgaaaataatgacatactgcaaaataaaaaacttcATCAGTAA